The proteins below come from a single Mercenaria mercenaria strain notata chromosome 3, MADL_Memer_1, whole genome shotgun sequence genomic window:
- the LOC123530415 gene encoding DNA ligase 1-like: MATGGISEREDRLRRRNREKEMKELTEDRLKEMEALHETSFDQVFRSRLSDFGDRSTDRNLTDDSMRTQGIYPDRSDHSTPYMTDRLIGESVSSSMNQTESDRKETEKRERRERKADPYRIGTSESEAGKKYDEALDFTLDDSFDEFKKRIQALSASVFTIDEVNGDEDTHSVKEKEAGERVFDKRQTLLAEEEKKLNEREIKIMERENEMIKREKYLTEMEQTILGKMDKLEKEHIKMERTLHLKEQEFTSYMKETQKKMNDKIDKLETWYQRKEREIKEKELAIEKMKDEGREKLEHKPERTDTKKKSVRIDTDTDTEDDTDHIEESDRRRQRANKGLDNLNLKLNLTPFSGMEPVPRNEATFEEWKLEVECVKAIYSELVVIQAIRKALKGQDKRILLHLGPYASVERIEKKLEDAFGNIASKDSILSHFFLAEQEVNESIVEWGLRLEDMLLQASRKTRIEEKEKEDMLKRKFWRGLRNEELQNATRVHFESDISYEQLRKQVRSEEFEMKVQKERKDKKEKPPTNKAKQSALNFQDDEGKQMMKLLIEKMEQLDQKVNDLKKENEQLQKNRETPQRDKEGYRYNRGRGYNRGRWNRRGGRGQDTQQGQSSNENNKKPDKTAGLNEKGSS; encoded by the coding sequence ATGGCTACAGGAGGAATAAGTGAACGGGAAGATAGACTTAGAAGGAGAAATAGAGAAAAAGAAATGAAGGAATTGACAGAGGATAGATTGAAGGAAATGGAAGCATTGCATGAGACGTCTTTTGATCAAGTTTTTAGATCAAGATTAAGTGACTTTGGGGATAGAAGTACAGATAGAAATTTAACAGATGATAGCATGCGGACACAAGGGATATACCCTGACAGAAGTGATCATAGCACACCATATATGACGGATAGACTTATTGGAGAATCAGTCAGCAGTAGTATGAATCAAACTGAGAGTGATAGAAAGGAAACAGAGAAAAGAGAAAGAAGGGAAAGAAAAGCGGACCCATACAGGATAGGTACGTCAGAGAGTGAAGCTGGTAAGAAATATGATGAAGCTTTGGACTTCACTCTTGATGATTCATTTGATGAATTCAAAAAGAGAATACAGGCATTGAGTGCTTCAGTATTCACAATTGATGAAGTAAATGGCGATGAGGACACACACAGTGTGAAGGAAAAAGAAGCAGGAGAGAGagtttttgataaaagacaaacTCTTTTGGCAGAAGAAGAGAAGAAACTCAATGAAAGAGAAATTAAGATAATGGAAAGAGAAAATGAGATGATTAAGAGAGAAAAGTACTTGACAGAAATGGAACAAACGATATTaggaaagatggacaagttagaGAAAGAACACATAAAGATGGAACGGACATTACATTTAAAGGAACAAGAATTCACTTCATATATGAAAGAgacacaaaagaaaatgaacgacaaaatagaCAAGTTAGAAACGTGGTACCAAAGAAAGGAGAGAGAGATTAAAGAAAAGGAACTAGCGatagaaaaaatgaaagatgAAGGGCGAGAAAAGCTTGAGCATAAACCAGAAAGGACTGACACAAAGAAAAAGTCAGTAAGAATAGATACAGACACAGATACAGAGGATGATACAGATCATATTGAAGAGTCTGATAGACGGAGGCAAAGAGCTAATAAAGGCCTAGACAATCTGAACCTGAAACTGAACTTAACACCGTTTTCAGGAATGGAGCCAGTGCCTCGTAATGAAGCTACCTTTGAAGAGTGGAAGCTAGAAGTAGAATGCGTGAAGGCAATCTATTCAGAATTAGTAGTAATTCAGGCTATAAGGAAAGCCCTTAAAGGACAAGATAAGAGAATCTTGCTTCACCTAGGCCCTTATGCATCTGTAGAAAGGATAGAGAAGAAATTAGAAGATGCTTTTGGAAATATTGCAAGTAAAGacagtatactttcacacttcttTCTTGCAGAACAGGAAGTCAATGAATCTATAGTAGAATGGGGTCTAAGACTAGAGGATATGCTCTTGCAAGCATCAAGGAAAACAAGGATTGAAGAAAAGGAGAAGGAAGATATGTTAAAAAGAAAGTTCTGGAGAGGCCTAAGAAATGAAGAGTTACAAAATGCAACAAGAGTTCATTTCGAAAGTGATATATCGTATGAACAATTACGAAAACAAGTAAGGTCAGAAGAATTTGAAATGAAAGTACAAAAGGAAAGGAAGGATAAGAAAGAGAAGCCTCCAACAAATAAAGCTAAACAATCAGCATTGAACTTTCAAGATGATGAAGGAAAACAGATGATGAAACTCCTGATAGAAAAGATGGAACAGTTGGATCAGAAAGTCAATGATTTAAAGAAGGAAAATGAACAATTGCAGAAGAACAGAGAAACACCACAAAGAGACAAGGAAGGATACAGATATAACAGAGGTCGAGGATACAACAGAGGAAGATGGAACAGAAGAGGAGGAAGAGGACAAGATACACAACAAGGACAAAGCTCAAATGAGAATAACAAGAAACCTGACAAAACAGCCGGTTTAAACGAGAAAGGTTCTTCATGA